One window of Burkholderia cepacia GG4 genomic DNA carries:
- a CDS encoding ATP-binding protein, with protein MKLDGLSRQIALTMGAMAFAVTLLVVLTAYGFYYLLYLYQPASFDQTNWFPTGPEWVWLIATTAVGLVLSVVVAIHLSGRILVPLNSVTDSIRRVARGDLGARAVAGDRSLHEAALLADNFNALASELQRVTEEQTFWNAAIAHELRTPVTVLRGRLQGLAEGVFTPSEAQFRSLLTQVEGLTRLIEDLRVVSLADSGHLSIEIRETDLAADIRAVVDVFSHALQAAGQHPVLDLDARPMRCDPVRIRQALLALLENARRHAAPGSIRIETRLEGGMCRLRVEDDGPGIPAEFAPHVFKAFRRVDDTQPGGSGLGLAVVAAIAHAHRGEAVCTPAAGGGTRFEVVWPDNLEPTPDERRFPAQSAAQSAPPSPPLPGASD; from the coding sequence GTGAAGCTCGACGGACTGAGCCGGCAGATCGCGCTGACGATGGGCGCGATGGCGTTCGCGGTGACGCTGCTGGTCGTGCTGACGGCCTACGGGTTCTACTACCTGCTGTATCTGTACCAGCCCGCGTCGTTCGACCAGACGAACTGGTTCCCGACCGGACCGGAGTGGGTGTGGCTGATCGCCACCACGGCGGTCGGGCTCGTGCTGTCGGTCGTCGTCGCGATCCACCTGTCGGGCCGCATCCTCGTGCCGCTGAACTCGGTGACCGACAGCATCCGCCGCGTCGCGCGCGGCGATCTCGGCGCGCGTGCCGTCGCCGGCGACCGTTCGCTGCACGAAGCGGCGCTGCTGGCCGACAATTTCAACGCGCTCGCAAGCGAGCTGCAGCGCGTGACCGAGGAACAGACGTTCTGGAACGCCGCGATCGCGCACGAGTTGCGCACGCCGGTCACCGTGCTGCGCGGTCGCTTGCAGGGGCTCGCCGAAGGCGTGTTCACGCCGAGCGAAGCGCAGTTCCGCAGCCTGCTCACGCAAGTGGAAGGGCTGACGCGGCTGATCGAGGATCTGCGCGTGGTCAGTCTCGCCGATAGCGGCCACCTCAGCATCGAGATCCGCGAAACCGATCTCGCGGCGGACATCCGCGCGGTGGTCGACGTGTTCTCGCACGCGTTGCAGGCCGCCGGCCAGCATCCGGTGCTCGATCTCGACGCGCGGCCGATGCGCTGCGACCCGGTGCGGATCCGTCAGGCGTTGCTCGCGCTGCTGGAGAATGCGCGCCGCCATGCGGCGCCCGGTTCGATCCGGATCGAGACGCGCCTCGAGGGCGGGATGTGCCGCCTGCGCGTCGAGGACGACGGCCCCGGCATTCCGGCCGAGTTCGCGCCGCACGTGTTCAAGGCTTTCCGGCGCGTCGACGATACGCAGCCGGGCGGCAGCGGCCTCGGGCTCGCGGTCGTCGCGGCGATCGCGCACGCGCATCGCGGCGAAGCCGTCTGCACGCCGGCGGCCGGCGGCGGCACGCGGTTCGAGGTGGTTTGGCCCGACAACCTCGAGCCGACGCCGGACGAGCGCCGCTTTCCGGCGCAATCCGCTGCGCAGTCGGCCCCGCCGTCGCCGCCCCTTCCAGGCGCGAGCGACTGA
- a CDS encoding response regulator, protein MPDISSSAGAGQALVLIAEDEPEIAEILTAYFARSGLRTVHAADGRRALELHLSLKPDLVLLDVQMPHVDGWKVLAEIRHRGNTPVIMLTALDQDIDKLTGLRIGADDYVVKPFNPAEVVARAQAVLRRSMADSRQEEQRVLRAAPFEIDLEHHEATVEVDGTRHTLVLTLTEFKLLAQLARTPRRVFSRAELMATCLPEGDTLERTVDSHVSKLRKKLEDLGVSGVPVSVRGVGYKLWSGE, encoded by the coding sequence ATGCCCGATATTTCCTCATCTGCCGGCGCCGGCCAGGCGCTCGTCCTGATTGCCGAGGACGAACCCGAGATCGCCGAGATCCTCACCGCATATTTCGCGCGCAGCGGCCTGCGCACCGTGCATGCGGCCGACGGCCGCCGCGCGCTCGAGCTGCACCTGTCGCTGAAGCCCGACCTCGTGCTGCTCGACGTGCAGATGCCGCACGTCGACGGCTGGAAGGTCCTCGCCGAAATTCGCCATCGCGGCAACACGCCGGTCATCATGCTGACCGCGCTCGACCAGGACATCGACAAGCTGACCGGCCTGCGCATCGGCGCCGACGACTACGTGGTCAAGCCGTTCAATCCCGCCGAAGTCGTCGCGCGCGCGCAGGCCGTGCTGCGCCGTTCGATGGCCGACTCGCGCCAGGAAGAACAGCGCGTGCTGCGCGCGGCCCCTTTCGAGATTGATCTCGAGCATCACGAAGCGACGGTCGAGGTCGACGGCACGCGGCACACGCTCGTGCTGACGCTCACCGAATTCAAGCTGCTCGCGCAGCTCGCGCGCACACCGCGGCGCGTGTTCAGCCGCGCCGAGCTGATGGCGACCTGCCTGCCGGAAGGCGACACGCTCGAACGCACGGTGGACAGCCACGTCAGCAAGCTGCGCAAGAAACTGGAAGACCTCGGTGTGAGCGGCGTGCCCGTCAGCGTGCGCGGAGTCGGCTACAAGCTGTGGAGCGGCGAGTGA
- a CDS encoding MFS transporter, protein MPTDHRQRRHTLWLLCALSFILYVDRVNLATAAGAIKAELGLSNTELGIAFSAFAYSYAICQIFGGWIADRFGARITLIGCGLIWVASTFMTGFVHSLALLFAARLLLGIGEGATLPAQARAITHWFARERRGVVQGFTHSFSRLGNAVTPPIVAALMTWLSWRAAFFVIGAVTLVWLAWWFVGFREHPLGDDDGHTRTVAARPAPPSGPTPWAALLRRMAPTIFVYFCYGWTAWLFFTWLPTFFLNGKGLDLKSTALFASGVFFAGVVGDTLGGWLCDRIYRKTGNLALSRQSVIVASFAGALVCMVPLAFVHSTAGIALCLSGSFLCLELTIGPIWAVPSDIAPQHTGIASGMMNAGSAISGILSPILFGYLVDHTGSWTVPFIGSVAMLLIGIVAALRIRPDRTLSESMPALAEAPAAPSAH, encoded by the coding sequence ATGCCTACCGATCACCGTCAACGGCGCCATACGCTGTGGCTGCTGTGCGCGCTGTCGTTCATCCTCTATGTCGACCGCGTGAACCTCGCGACCGCGGCCGGCGCGATCAAGGCCGAACTCGGGTTGTCGAACACCGAGCTCGGCATCGCGTTCTCCGCGTTCGCGTATTCGTACGCGATCTGCCAGATCTTCGGCGGCTGGATCGCCGACCGCTTCGGCGCCCGCATCACGCTGATCGGCTGCGGGCTGATCTGGGTCGCGTCGACGTTCATGACGGGTTTCGTGCACAGCCTCGCGCTGCTGTTCGCCGCGCGCCTGCTGCTCGGGATCGGCGAAGGCGCGACGCTGCCCGCGCAGGCCCGCGCGATCACGCACTGGTTCGCGCGCGAACGGCGCGGCGTCGTGCAGGGCTTCACGCATTCGTTCTCGCGGCTCGGCAACGCGGTCACGCCACCGATCGTCGCCGCGCTGATGACATGGCTGTCGTGGCGCGCGGCATTCTTCGTGATCGGCGCGGTGACGCTGGTGTGGCTCGCATGGTGGTTCGTCGGCTTCCGCGAACACCCGCTCGGCGACGACGACGGCCACACGCGCACCGTCGCCGCCCGGCCCGCGCCGCCGTCGGGCCCGACACCGTGGGCCGCGCTGTTGCGCCGGATGGCGCCGACGATCTTCGTGTACTTCTGTTACGGCTGGACCGCCTGGCTGTTCTTCACGTGGCTGCCGACCTTCTTCCTGAACGGCAAGGGTCTCGACCTGAAGTCGACCGCGCTGTTCGCGTCCGGCGTGTTCTTCGCGGGCGTGGTCGGCGATACGCTCGGCGGCTGGCTGTGCGATCGCATCTACCGCAAGACCGGCAACCTCGCGCTGTCGCGCCAGAGCGTGATCGTCGCGAGCTTCGCCGGCGCACTCGTCTGCATGGTGCCGCTCGCGTTCGTGCATTCGACGGCCGGCATCGCGCTGTGCCTGTCCGGGTCGTTCCTGTGCCTCGAACTGACGATCGGACCGATCTGGGCCGTGCCGAGCGACATCGCGCCGCAACATACGGGCATCGCGAGCGGGATGATGAACGCCGGTTCCGCGATCTCGGGGATCCTGTCGCCGATCCTGTTCGGCTATCTCGTCGACCACACCGGCAGCTGGACGGTGCCGTTCATCGGGTCGGTCGCGATGCTGCTGATCGGTATCGTCGCCGCGCTGCGGATTCGCCCGGATCGCACGCTGTCCGAATCGATGCCGGCGCTCGCCGAGGCGCCGGCCGCGCCGTCGGCGCACTGA
- a CDS encoding 4-hydroxythreonine-4-phosphate dehydrogenase PdxA, producing MTTAAPLPVVALTLGDPAGIGAELIAKLLARPDATSRANLVLIGDRWLWEAGQRVAGVTVDVEPVASLAAVRGRASTTRAAFVAVDTIDPAQVTVGQAGAAGGRSTLTVLDQCLDAALAGDIDAICFAPLNKYAMKLGGLKHDDELHHFAAALGVTGYFCEFNTLGELWTARISSHIPLKDAAAQLSVERIEQASELIYRSLLANGVAAPKVAIAAFNPHGGDGGSCGREEVDIIEPAVRQLQARDWPTDAPFHGPFPADTIFLKAQAGDYQAIVTMYHDQGQIAIKLLGFSRGVTVQGGLPVPITTPAHGTAYDIAGRGTADVGATWQALQIACRMGAARRTPTVSA from the coding sequence ATGACGACCGCCGCCCCCCTGCCCGTCGTCGCGCTGACGCTCGGCGACCCCGCCGGCATCGGCGCCGAACTGATCGCGAAGCTGCTCGCGCGGCCCGACGCGACGTCCCGCGCCAATCTCGTGCTGATCGGCGATCGCTGGCTGTGGGAAGCCGGCCAGCGCGTGGCCGGCGTGACGGTCGACGTCGAGCCCGTCGCGTCGCTCGCCGCCGTGCGCGGCCGGGCGTCCACCACGCGCGCCGCGTTCGTCGCGGTCGACACGATCGATCCGGCGCAGGTCACCGTCGGCCAGGCGGGCGCGGCCGGCGGCCGCTCGACGCTGACCGTGCTCGACCAGTGCCTCGACGCCGCGCTCGCCGGCGACATCGACGCGATCTGCTTCGCGCCGCTGAACAAGTACGCGATGAAGCTCGGCGGGCTCAAGCACGACGACGAGCTGCACCACTTCGCCGCCGCGCTCGGCGTGACCGGCTACTTCTGCGAATTCAACACGCTCGGCGAGCTGTGGACCGCGCGGATCTCGTCGCACATCCCGCTGAAGGATGCGGCGGCCCAACTGAGCGTCGAGCGAATCGAACAGGCCTCCGAACTGATCTACCGATCGCTGCTCGCGAACGGCGTCGCAGCACCGAAGGTAGCGATCGCCGCGTTCAATCCGCACGGCGGCGACGGCGGCAGCTGCGGCCGCGAGGAAGTCGACATCATCGAACCTGCGGTGCGCCAGCTGCAGGCGCGCGACTGGCCGACCGACGCGCCGTTCCACGGCCCGTTCCCCGCCGACACGATCTTCCTGAAGGCGCAGGCCGGCGACTACCAGGCAATCGTCACGATGTACCACGACCAGGGACAGATCGCGATCAAGCTGCTCGGCTTCTCGCGCGGCGTGACCGTGCAGGGCGGGCTGCCCGTGCCGATCACGACGCCCGCGCACGGCACCGCATACGACATCGCGGGCCGCGGCACAGCCGACGTCGGCGCGACCTGGCAGGCGCTGCAGATCGCGTGCCGGATGGGCGCCGCGCGCCGCACGCCCACCGTTTCGGCGTGA
- a CDS encoding c-type cytochrome, translated as MKKRMLLLAALVVAGALLAVYGPTLFGFYRLQRHIDATAQADDADGGPWPRTTDVCMGCHGVKGTSLNDAYPSLAGQPAHYVAAQLRAFASGQRANPTMGPLAMTMSEAEIARVADYYAKQAALDNRYFKPDARLRAKGEQRVTGGACVACHGAQLTGQAQFPRLAGQGYGYLRAQLDAFANGTRSEATGTMQRIAQAMSADDRAAVATYLASLSPVKQ; from the coding sequence ATGAAGAAACGCATGCTGCTGCTCGCCGCGCTCGTGGTTGCCGGCGCGCTACTGGCCGTCTACGGCCCCACGCTGTTCGGCTTCTATCGCCTGCAGCGCCATATCGATGCGACGGCGCAGGCCGACGACGCCGACGGCGGCCCGTGGCCGCGCACCACCGACGTGTGCATGGGCTGCCACGGCGTGAAGGGCACGTCGCTGAACGACGCTTATCCGAGCCTCGCCGGCCAGCCGGCGCACTACGTGGCCGCGCAGCTTCGCGCGTTCGCGAGCGGACAGCGCGCGAACCCGACGATGGGTCCGCTCGCGATGACGATGAGCGAAGCCGAGATCGCGCGCGTGGCCGACTACTACGCGAAGCAGGCAGCGCTGGACAACCGCTATTTCAAGCCGGATGCGCGGCTGCGTGCGAAGGGCGAGCAACGGGTGACGGGCGGCGCGTGCGTCGCTTGCCACGGCGCACAGCTGACCGGCCAGGCGCAGTTTCCGCGGCTCGCCGGCCAGGGCTACGGCTACCTGCGCGCACAACTCGACGCATTCGCGAATGGCACCCGCAGCGAGGCCACCGGCACGATGCAGCGCATCGCGCAGGCGATGTCGGCGGACGATCGGGCAGCGGTCGCGACTTATCTCGCGAGCCTCAGCCCCGTCAAGCAGTGA
- a CDS encoding flavin monoamine oxidase family protein, translated as MSSKSSSSGAADPQRRQWLKIAGASVAAGGLALGAARASADTAPVAGSDGDVLDVAIVGAGLAGLTAARDLRYAGCESFVVLEARDRVGGRTLNFDIGGGHVSEVGGQWIGPGQTAVADLARELEVGTFPSYYAGKTVILGGDGRAEIDLEGTFGTDEAVAAKLSRLSRDVPSGAPWTSPKAAELDRLSVGDWLAQQGIKPEDRMGWNASVSLSGGCAPAKMGLLHFLSMINSADCDYAQLDSIKHSAQETRFVGGSQILSIRMAQQLGGKVRLSSPVRRIVGWDRDVVTLQTDRGTVRTRKVVMALHPSLCHQVQFDPPLPDQRHALQRAWPAHSPARKTAMVYRRPFWRDKGLNGHIFQTDGPIFWAYDNSPPGGEIGVINAFVRNALVPSDPQAAKQMHMDLYAQAWGDDARAPVSYHDRDWGLADPWTITCVSAIPPGFWTAHGDALRAPCGNLIWSGTETANIWAGYMDGAVRSGHQAALQALNALRRA; from the coding sequence ATGTCCAGCAAGTCATCCTCCAGCGGGGCGGCCGACCCGCAGCGCAGGCAGTGGCTCAAGATCGCCGGCGCGTCCGTCGCGGCCGGCGGCCTGGCGCTCGGCGCGGCACGCGCCAGCGCCGATACGGCGCCGGTCGCCGGCAGCGACGGCGATGTGCTCGACGTCGCGATCGTCGGCGCGGGGCTCGCCGGCCTGACGGCCGCGCGCGACCTGCGCTACGCGGGCTGCGAATCCTTCGTCGTGCTCGAGGCGCGTGATCGCGTCGGCGGCCGCACGCTCAACTTCGACATCGGCGGTGGCCATGTGTCGGAAGTCGGCGGCCAGTGGATCGGCCCGGGCCAGACGGCCGTTGCGGATCTCGCCCGTGAACTGGAAGTCGGTACGTTTCCGAGCTACTACGCGGGCAAGACGGTCATCCTCGGCGGCGACGGCCGCGCCGAGATCGACCTGGAAGGCACGTTCGGTACCGACGAGGCGGTCGCCGCGAAGCTGAGCCGGCTGTCGCGCGACGTGCCGTCGGGCGCGCCGTGGACGTCGCCGAAGGCGGCCGAACTCGACCGGCTGTCGGTCGGCGACTGGCTCGCGCAGCAAGGCATCAAGCCGGAGGACCGGATGGGCTGGAACGCGTCGGTCTCACTGTCGGGCGGCTGTGCGCCGGCGAAGATGGGGCTGCTCCATTTCCTGTCGATGATCAATTCCGCCGATTGCGATTACGCGCAGCTCGACTCGATCAAGCACAGCGCGCAGGAAACACGCTTCGTCGGCGGTTCGCAGATCCTCAGCATCCGGATGGCGCAACAGCTCGGCGGCAAGGTGCGGCTCTCGTCGCCGGTGCGCCGGATCGTCGGCTGGGATCGCGACGTCGTCACGTTGCAGACCGATCGCGGCACGGTGCGCACGCGCAAGGTCGTGATGGCGCTGCATCCGTCGCTGTGCCACCAGGTGCAGTTCGATCCGCCGCTGCCGGACCAGCGCCATGCGCTGCAGCGCGCCTGGCCCGCGCATTCGCCGGCGCGCAAGACGGCGATGGTCTATCGCCGCCCGTTCTGGCGCGACAAGGGGCTGAACGGCCACATCTTCCAGACCGACGGGCCGATCTTCTGGGCTTACGACAACTCGCCGCCGGGCGGCGAGATCGGCGTGATCAACGCGTTCGTGCGCAATGCGCTGGTGCCGTCGGACCCGCAGGCCGCAAAGCAGATGCACATGGACCTCTATGCGCAGGCGTGGGGCGACGACGCGCGTGCGCCGGTGTCATACCACGATCGCGACTGGGGGCTGGCCGACCCGTGGACGATTACGTGTGTGTCGGCGATTCCGCCGGGCTTCTGGACCGCGCATGGCGACGCGCTGCGCGCGCCGTGCGGCAACCTGATCTGGTCGGGCACCGAGACCGCGAACATCTGGGCCGGCTACATGGACGGTGCCGTTCGCTCGGGTCACCAGGCCGCGCTTCAGGCGCTCAATGCACTGCGTCGCGCGTAG
- a CDS encoding LysR family transcriptional regulator encodes MGSIDRRDSTPQLLNRLRMRQIALLLAVDECSTLRAAAGQLGLTQPAATKMLAELESALGQRLFDRVGRGLVLNPAGERVLGYFRGIRGSVEALNRELGELQLGSAGRLAIGSIMAASPGRLTEALVQLKARYPLLAIDIAVDTSDRLMPQLREGVLEVVIGRHVGTDCDFRVVDDEALAIIAGRDHPLAGAGPVEFDALLDYTWILQPAGSPAREVVEREFHARHQPMPRGLVETGSILTTMNLVDRSRMLGVIPLTVAQRNAEHGLVAILDYELDQKLPSYGSLVRRDRPLSIPAQQFLALFHRDGAGGDGDA; translated from the coding sequence ATGGGCTCGATCGATCGACGAGACTCGACTCCCCAATTGCTGAACCGGCTGCGGATGCGGCAGATCGCGCTGCTGCTCGCGGTGGATGAATGCTCGACGCTGCGCGCGGCCGCCGGGCAGCTCGGCCTCACGCAGCCCGCCGCGACGAAGATGCTGGCCGAACTGGAGAGCGCGCTCGGCCAACGGCTGTTCGATCGCGTCGGGCGCGGGCTCGTGCTGAACCCGGCCGGCGAGCGCGTGCTCGGCTATTTCCGCGGGATCCGCGGCAGCGTCGAGGCGCTCAATCGCGAGCTCGGCGAGCTGCAGCTCGGCAGCGCGGGGCGGCTCGCGATCGGCAGCATCATGGCGGCGTCGCCGGGGCGGCTCACCGAGGCGCTGGTGCAGTTGAAGGCGCGCTATCCGCTGCTGGCGATCGACATCGCGGTCGATACCAGCGACCGGCTGATGCCGCAGTTGCGCGAAGGCGTGCTCGAGGTGGTGATCGGCCGCCATGTCGGCACCGATTGCGACTTCCGCGTGGTGGACGACGAGGCGCTCGCGATCATCGCGGGCCGCGACCATCCGCTCGCGGGCGCCGGGCCGGTCGAATTCGACGCGCTGCTCGACTACACGTGGATCCTGCAGCCGGCCGGCAGCCCGGCGCGCGAGGTCGTCGAGCGCGAGTTCCATGCGCGTCACCAGCCGATGCCGCGTGGGCTGGTCGAAACGGGTTCGATCCTGACGACGATGAACCTCGTCGACCGGTCGCGGATGCTCGGCGTGATTCCGCTGACGGTCGCGCAGCGCAACGCGGAGCACGGGCTGGTTGCGATCCTCGATTACGAGCTCGACCAGAAGCTGCCGTCGTACGGGAGCCTCGTGCGGCGCGACCGGCCGCTGAGCATTCCCGCGCAGCAGTTTCTCGCGCTGTTTCACCGGGACGGGGCGGGAGGTGACGGCGATGCGTAA
- a CDS encoding TetR/AcrR family transcriptional regulator, producing MDAVRLTRVQRRDATRERLLGAACAIFAEKGYAAASVEDIAAAAGYTRGAFYSNFRSKTEMLFELLRRDHDDAATALQRIVGMPPGSAEDAQRALLAYWRRGAARHASRLMWLEAQLQAARDPRFRAQFGPFLRERQALATACIDTFAARAGVSLPLPAHVLALGLTALSDGVQSCCAADARSTADTLADAVLVGFLTHTVFDRVRG from the coding sequence ATGGACGCGGTCCGCCTGACCCGCGTGCAGCGGCGCGATGCGACGCGCGAACGCCTGCTCGGTGCCGCGTGCGCGATTTTCGCGGAGAAGGGCTACGCGGCCGCGAGCGTCGAGGATATCGCGGCGGCGGCCGGGTATACGCGCGGGGCGTTCTATTCGAACTTCCGCAGCAAGACGGAGATGCTGTTCGAACTGCTGCGGCGCGATCACGACGATGCTGCGACGGCGCTGCAACGAATCGTCGGCATGCCGCCCGGTTCGGCCGAGGACGCACAGCGCGCGCTGCTCGCGTACTGGCGGCGAGGTGCCGCGCGGCATGCGTCGCGGCTGATGTGGCTGGAAGCGCAGTTGCAGGCGGCGCGCGACCCGCGGTTCCGCGCGCAGTTCGGCCCGTTCCTGCGCGAGCGGCAGGCGCTCGCGACCGCGTGCATCGACACGTTCGCGGCGCGCGCCGGCGTGTCGCTGCCGTTGCCCGCGCACGTGCTGGCGCTCGGCCTGACCGCGCTGAGCGACGGCGTGCAGTCGTGCTGCGCGGCCGACGCGCGCAGCACCGCCGACACGCTGGCCGATGCGGTGCTGGTCGGCTTCCTCACGCATACGGTGTTCGACCGCGTGCGCGGATGA
- a CDS encoding L-rhamnonate dehydratase, protein MKIRSVRARVFQWKGKTVPPQGNFCSNAMDLLYAPQETMSTFRFHAWTVVEVETDDGIVGLGNVALAPHVAKVIIDQYLAPLVIGQDPWDYEYLNQRMYRATHAWGRKGIGMAAISAVDIAIWDILGKSVGKPVFKLLGGRTKEKIPCYYSKLYRTDLKAMQEEAQKYLKEGFRAFKMRFGYGPAHGQQGVMENLKSVAAIREVIGYDNDLMLECYMGWNLEYAKRILPKLEKYQPRWLEEPVIADDIDGYAELNQLTNIPISGGEHEFSLYGFKQLLDRKAVSVVQYDTNRVGGITMAHKINALCEAYSVPVIPHAGQMHNYHLTMSTLASPMSEYFPMFDVEVGNELFYYIFDGEPVAENGFLQLRDDVPGLGLTLKTEFLDQFDIVE, encoded by the coding sequence ATGAAGATCCGTTCCGTGCGCGCCCGCGTATTCCAGTGGAAAGGCAAGACCGTCCCGCCGCAGGGCAACTTCTGCTCGAACGCGATGGACCTGCTGTACGCGCCGCAGGAAACCATGAGCACGTTCCGCTTCCACGCGTGGACGGTCGTCGAAGTCGAGACCGACGACGGCATCGTCGGCCTCGGCAACGTCGCGCTCGCGCCGCACGTCGCGAAGGTGATCATCGACCAGTACCTCGCGCCGCTCGTGATCGGCCAGGACCCGTGGGACTACGAATACCTGAACCAGCGGATGTATCGCGCGACCCACGCATGGGGCCGCAAGGGGATCGGCATGGCGGCGATCTCGGCGGTCGACATCGCGATCTGGGACATCCTCGGCAAGAGCGTCGGCAAGCCCGTGTTCAAGCTGCTCGGCGGCCGCACCAAGGAAAAGATCCCCTGCTACTACTCGAAGCTCTACCGCACCGACCTGAAGGCGATGCAGGAGGAAGCGCAAAAGTACCTGAAGGAAGGTTTCCGCGCGTTCAAGATGCGCTTCGGCTACGGGCCCGCGCACGGTCAGCAGGGCGTGATGGAGAACCTGAAGTCGGTCGCGGCGATCCGCGAGGTGATCGGCTACGACAACGACCTGATGCTCGAATGCTACATGGGCTGGAACCTCGAGTACGCGAAGCGCATCCTGCCGAAGCTGGAGAAGTACCAGCCGCGCTGGCTCGAGGAGCCGGTGATCGCGGACGACATCGACGGCTACGCGGAACTGAATCAGCTCACGAACATCCCGATCTCCGGCGGCGAGCACGAGTTCTCGCTGTACGGCTTCAAGCAACTGCTGGACCGCAAGGCCGTGTCGGTCGTCCAGTACGACACGAACCGCGTCGGCGGCATCACGATGGCGCACAAGATCAACGCGCTGTGCGAGGCGTACAGCGTGCCGGTGATTCCGCACGCGGGCCAGATGCACAACTATCACCTGACGATGAGCACGCTCGCATCGCCGATGAGCGAGTACTTCCCGATGTTCGACGTCGAGGTCGGCAACGAGCTGTTCTATTACATCTTCGACGGCGAACCGGTGGCCGAGAACGGCTTCCTGCAGCTGCGCGACGACGTGCCGGGCCTCGGCCTCACGCTGAAGACCGAATTCCTCGACCAGTTCGACATCGTCGAGTGA
- a CDS encoding phytanoyl-CoA dioxygenase family protein — MDALTRKAFFEDGAVLVEGALDEAQLAQCRAVFDWGMENPGPMASALLDGTEYQSHNDNANPYAKARLDELVDTLPFGKLFADLWGSKHVWYFAEELFMKAGGKSARSPWHQDTSYLPWQGMHFGNAWISFEHVPKRNALEIVRGSHHGVRHDGTTFQNAEDPTDPLHGGDVWPRLPNIEAERRAAPDAYDIVSWETKPGDVLLLHPGVLHGGGAVDAAFPDRHTLVLRFFGDDAVFSPLPDESRSGFTPAGVLFVEELAALKAGDPFRAPCFRQLV, encoded by the coding sequence ATGGATGCACTTACGCGCAAGGCTTTCTTCGAGGACGGCGCGGTTCTCGTCGAAGGCGCACTCGACGAAGCCCAGCTCGCGCAATGCCGCGCGGTGTTCGACTGGGGGATGGAGAACCCGGGTCCGATGGCGTCGGCGCTGCTCGACGGCACCGAATACCAGTCGCACAACGACAACGCGAACCCGTACGCGAAGGCACGGCTCGACGAACTCGTCGACACGCTGCCGTTCGGCAAGCTGTTCGCCGATCTGTGGGGGTCGAAGCACGTGTGGTACTTCGCCGAGGAGCTGTTCATGAAGGCCGGCGGCAAGAGCGCGCGCTCGCCGTGGCACCAGGACACGTCGTACCTGCCGTGGCAAGGCATGCACTTCGGCAATGCGTGGATCAGCTTCGAGCACGTGCCGAAGCGCAACGCGCTGGAGATCGTGCGCGGCTCGCATCACGGCGTGCGCCACGACGGCACCACGTTCCAGAACGCCGAGGATCCGACCGACCCGCTGCACGGTGGCGACGTGTGGCCGCGTCTGCCGAACATCGAAGCGGAGCGCCGCGCGGCGCCCGACGCGTACGACATCGTGTCGTGGGAAACGAAGCCGGGCGACGTGCTGCTGCTCCATCCGGGCGTGCTGCACGGCGGCGGCGCGGTCGACGCGGCGTTCCCCGACCGCCACACGCTCGTGCTGCGCTTCTTCGGCGACGACGCGGTGTTCAGCCCGCTGCCCGATGAAAGCCGCTCGGGATTCACGCCGGCCGGCGTGCTGTTCGTCGAGGAACTCGCCGCGCTGAAGGCCGGCGACCCGTTCCGTGCACCGTGTTTCCGTCAACTCGTTTGA